Within Triticum dicoccoides isolate Atlit2015 ecotype Zavitan chromosome 1B, WEW_v2.0, whole genome shotgun sequence, the genomic segment NNNNNNNNNNNNNNNNNNNNNNNNNNNNNNNNNNNNNNNNNNNNNNNNNNNNNNNNNNNNNNNNNNNNNNNNNNNNNNNNNNNNNNNNNNNNNNNNNNNNNNNNNNNNNNNNNNNNNNNNNNNNNNNNNNNNNNNNNNNNNNNNNNNNNNNNNNNNNNNNNNNNNNNNNNNNNNNNNNNNNNNNNNNNNNNNNNNNNNNNNNNNNNNNNNNNNNNNNNNNNNNNNNNNNNNNNNNNNNNNNNNNNNNNNNNNNNNNNNNNNNNNNNNNNNNNNNNNNNNNNNNNNNNNNNNNNNNNNNNNNNNNNNNNNNNNNNNNNNNNNNNNNNNNNNNNNNNNNNNNNNNNNNNNNNNNNNNNNNNNNNNNNNNNNNNNNNNNNNNNNNNNNNNNNNNNNNNNNNNNNNNNNNNNNNNNNNNNNNNNNNNNNNNNNNNNNNNNNNNNNNNNNNNNNNNNNNNNNNNNNNNNNNNNNNNNNNNNNNNNNNNNNNNNNNNNNNNNNNNNNNNNNNNNNNNNNNNNNNNNNNNNNNNNNNNNNNNNNNNNNNNNNNNNNNNNNNNNNNNNNNNNNNNNNNNNNNNNNNNNNNNNgctcggggcggcgcggcgaggcagcGCGGGATGGTGGCGCGCGGTGCGCGAGCGGGCGCGGCCAGGTTGTGCTGGCGCGGCGAGGGGCTTGGTAGCGCGTCCGTCGGGTGCGGCCTTGTTGCCCCTCGACGGGATCTGGCGGGGACGGCTTGGCGATTGGCGGCGCTCCGGCGGCTCCTGGCGCGTGGATCCGGCGAGTGGGGATGCGGACGGCGGCTCCTGGCTGCTTCACGGCTCCTCCCGGCGGTGTTGCGGCTGCAGTGGGTTGCTCCGGCTTCGGCCCGGCAGCCCTGCTCGGCGGGTTGGGGCGGGGTGGCGGCCCCCCCTCCCGGCTTGGTGCTGACGAGCTGGCCAGTTTGCTAGCCCGGCATGGTGGTGGCTGCCAGGGCGGCGGCCCCGGATTTGGTGGAAGCGGCTTCGGCTGGGAGGTGGTGTGCGCATCTGGGCGTGGTGGGTCTCGGGATCCCACGACCAGTTCGAGGTCGGCCTCGGCAGGGTGGGGTTCGTTGGCTGCGTTGGTGCGGGCAGGTGGTGGTTGAGCATCTCCGGGAGAAATCCTATGTCCGGCCTCTGCCGGATCTGGCGACGGCGACGCCCGTGGGCGTCGTGTTCTTTCTTGGAAGCGTTGCTATTGTGTGGTGCTCCTCCCCCCTCTCCGCAGCCTTGGCTCCGGAGGGAAACCTCAGATCTTCGAGATCGGGCGATGAAGGCGCCttcacgtcttcttcctccttgggggcatcgtctcggAGCCGGCCACAACCTGGAGACCAGtggatggcggcatcttcgccgcgtgggttgcggcatcttcgccgcgtggtttgcggcatcttcgccgcgtAGTTTGCTGAGGCGGCCATCTCGGGGGCGCTAATTTCTGTTTGGCAACGATAATGGTGTCGAGAGGAGCTTTGGTCACGGCTAGGGCTTCGGTAGTCGGATCTTCCCGGCGTGTCCGAGGTGCTCTTCCGTTGGTTGCTTGGTTGCTTGAAGTCGGAGCTGCGGCGGAGTTGTTCCTGCGGTAACGATGACAGGCGCTCGGTGGTCGGCTACGGCGTGCACGGTCGGCGCAAGTCCTCCATATTCCCTTGTGATGATCGTCGTCAGAGTCGAAGCTGTCAGTTGTTCGTGCGTGTGGCCTTCTGTTGGCATGTGCTGTCATGTTTTCGGTGCAGCTATCTTTGTAGCTCCGTGATCccatgtcggtggccaggttggccggtggtACCCATGTTATATGGGTTGGATtgtatcggttttagcccggttttccgtcaattaaccgggcaattctcactccttaatcaatgaaaatggcaagtctttgCCTCGTTTCAAAAGAAAAAACAAAGGAGACACTCTCGCACTGCTCCTGCTGCATTGTTGGTGAAGGAGAGGTCCACAGCTGGAGTGGATGCAGTGAGAATCAGCTGCCTTTTGGAAAGAGCGGCGTGGAGGAAAGGCTAAACATATCTCAGTGGGAGCAACTGCTAATGCTGGGGTGGGGGTGCGTCTTAACAACAAGATTCCGTACAGGGTTAAAAGTGTTGAAGTATATTCTCCACTTTTCTCCTCGGGTCAAGTTTTGGGGTAAAATCAGTGCCCAAGAGGACTCCATTTTGACAACTGGCCAATGTATTGTTCTTAAAAAACTTATGGCCTGCCTTAGTTCGATGTctacttttttttttttgaaaaggaggaagacccccggcttccatctgggcgatgcatgcacCCACTTAATTAATTATTCACGAAAGACCTTACAGAGAAATAAAACAGTAAGTCTGAAGCCACGGTCTAAGCAACATTTGTCGCTACTCatgtctactccctccattccaaaataattgaagTTTTAAGTTTGTCCTAAGTCACATTTGGATAAGTTTGATCGAGTATATAAGAAAGTTAAGatatagaaaaataaaaataatgtgtcaaAATACATTTTATTTGCTGTtgtagattttttttttgtttcGAAAATGAGGAATACCACCAGCCTCCGCATCTCTTGATGCACATAGCCATTTTTGCTGTTGCAGATGTTGATATGTTTTTGTAGAGACTTGGTCAAAAAAAATGACTTGGAACAAAGCTAGAATTTCAGCTAATTTAGAAAGGAGAAGACCTAGAGGAGCATAGGACGTATCCACCTTTCTCAGCTTGAGCTTTTGAATGAAGTGCATGGGCAGTTTGCCAAAGATGAATGGTTAATGGCATGCTGATAAAGCAAAAGCTTTTTCTGTAAATTTACAGCAAACAATCAGTCCTTGCGGGAATTAGGGAAAGTGCTGCGTTCGAAACAGGACCATGGAATGTGGTGGTGTTTCGCTACATCCATTTCCACATTCAATCATTGATCTTTCAAATTGACTGCACGCTCCTTTCGATGCCCAAAATGGCTAGCAGGTGTTACCTACATGTCATGCTGTACCTTGCCTACAAGTTTATATATACGTTCCATGTGATAGTAGCTTAGGCATTTTCCTAATAAGAAAACATTAGCTTAAGCACGCATGAGGTGCTCTAAACAATGCATGAGTTGGAAAACgtgaaaacagaaacaaaataatAGAGAACTCGAATGTTCCTTTGATCATGTGAGAATGAAAACACCGGGCATTGCTGAGAAGAGGCCTTTAAATGGTGTAAAGCAAATAAGCATGAGATTTGAGATTAAGGGTTAGTTGATTAGCGAGAAAAGTAGAGACAAACAGAGAAGATGCACCGGAACATTCAGAAGTCCATTAGGTTCGTCCATAAGCAAAAATAATGATTCCCCATCCTACAAAATACTCCCTATGATTCGATTCTAAGATCCAAACTGTAGGAGTAGAGACTTCTTCGTAGTAACTGCCAAACTTCCCTGTCGAGACTGCCCAACTTTTGTGTCGATGGCAATTTAGTCCAACCTCTGTGATTGGTTTCAGTCGGCCCGAGTTTGTTTCCAGCCAGCTTCACTTTGTCAACTGATTTGAATGAAAAAAAAAATCCATGGTGTTGGATCTATTGCTCGGGATTGTAATGATTTACCTGAGTAGTCAAAATCAGTTGCTTGGTCCCAGGTTTCTTCTGAAAATTTTCTGACCCCTATTGGAACAGATAAAGCTCGTACAGTTGATGTGCGCAATCTCGCTGTAGAAAACTGGGACACATCATCCAGCTTCTTTCACTTCTGTGTCAGAAAATATACCAGTACTTGGAAAGAAGGAAAAGGCTCTTCTCCACTTTGTGCATGACAGAACAAGGCAAATCTGAGAACTCTGGCCTGCTTGCAATATTCAGAGCAAAGGCAGGGACAGACACAAACCACAAATAACACAACCACATCATcatttctactccctccgtaaagaaatataagagcgcctAGAtcactaaatgctcttatatttctttacagagggagtattttctaATTCCAGGGGTCTCAAAGGTTTTTTACCTGCTTCGTCCTCGGCAAGCAAATTCCACACCAGAGCGGTCTGAGAAATCCGCAAACTGTGAAATGCATGGGAGTATTAGCACAACGGTCAGTTTTGCTTTAGCAGGCAGCTACAGACATTCTGGACAACGGATCATAGCGACAGTGACAATGCAGCGCTTGAAAGAGACACCCGGGCTAGCGGTAAGCAACTCACATGCTCCCTCATTCCCCTTTCTCTTTGGTACCACAAACATCATAATACAAATCTTGCACTAGATCCACCCAAAAAAGAAGCGGGAGAAAATATCCAATGAAATGTACGACCAGGAATCGAACATGATAAAAGGGAAAATAACAAACAGATGAAGGCGCTGGGGGAGCACACTGACGAATATGATTGGTCATGCGACAAAAATCATTTACCTGCGgagggcttgatggcatcttcaggtCCAAAGCAGCATGTCAGtcaattcgtcacatgatatgtgatgAACAACTCTCCTGATGATGTTAGATCGCCATTTACATGTATCCGAATACTGTAGAGTAGTTGTAAACTGGTAAGTCTACCAGTACCATCATAAATGCACCAGAGGTCTGATGAAGATGAACTGAGAGTATCAAAGTCCACAGAAGTAGATAGGTCCCGTATCTCTGACGAAACATACTTCTGACCATCTAGATTATCAACAAATATGCTATGAATCAATGGGAACCATGCAGTTCCATAAGCTCGATTCGCATTCAGATCACCGGATAATACTGAACGAATGAACATGCCACAAGATGCAACTGCTTCCATAAATTTGCAGAAAGGATTTTCTCAAGAATAGAACTTAAGTGGTTCTTCCAGATCCAACTGTGGATAGTTGCTTACGGTTCCAGTTACAATGCTGAGCTGAGCTGTAAGTTAACATGTGTACTAACCTAGCGCTATATGAAGCATAAGTTTATCTCTTTACAACACCCTATTGTACTTTCTAGAGTACAACAAATTATATCTAACACGGGCCAAAAATCGCTGCTATTTTCTGTCATCTCCACCCCTTTCCTTTAGGTATATGCAAACTGGCAGTATTCTGCTTGTAAGGGAGAAAACCTTTACATAGCAGATGTCCCCTGCACTATATACTCATCATCTCGCTGCTATAAATGACTGCACAGGAAAAAGGAATTACATAAGCAAAGGAGAGTGTTATTTCTTAGGCACCTGCTTTGCCTATGTTTGTGCAGGCTCATCCATAACAAAAGTTAAAAGGTCCTGAACTCACTGAGTTAAGAAGCTTCAGACCGGCTCCGCGTGTAAACTTCCTTGCAAAGAGGAAGCAAGGTGCTGGTCTCTCATTACTTGTACACCACTCTTTTCTATATTCAGTCTCATAATATATATTATCAATATCCTACAAAAATATAAAGATATAGACCCTCAGTGAACAGTTAGAAATTGTCCTAGGCACTTCTTACAGGCAGTTTATTTTACAGACATGTATCTTATTATGGCAGAACTACAACATGGAAATCAAAGTTGAAAATTCTGTCATAAAGATCAATAGGTCACCAGACTGACATACACTGATATTATTACTCATCACCGATTTTTCCATCGATGTTGCTAGATATAACCTTCTATCAAACTCAGCAAACCAAAACAAATAATAAAAGCATACCTGGTTTTCTGTGAAATACAAAAAACATACGATCATCTTTTCTAGGGAATACAGTGTTCAGATTTGACAGAAACATATACCTTAATGGATTTTATAAGTGCGGGTGTAGCATCAGAGACTTTGTATGTTACAGGATGCCATCCACGCCTTTCACGATCTTTAGAAGATGATAGATCCCATGCGCTATGTGTAACTGATCTCCGCGTAAGCTCTTCTTCAAGCCCATTTTGCTGTAACAGAGATAGGTCATGTGCATTTGTGTAGAGAACAAATTCATGGTATGTTAAAATGATCATTGACTTACTGCAAGCAATGTTTGAACATAGTGCTCATCTGGTATGCAGTTATGTGCCTTCCATGCCTCAGCAGGCTGGATAAAATGAGGACATGTAACACGTAAGTCTACCAATTAAACTTTTTCCAGTGAAACAACCATAAACAAATGTACTTATTGAGTTCATTAGTAAATCTTGAAGGCTTAGGTACTTATTTGGTTAAGAAAATAATTTAGGAAATATAAGAAATACAGTATACATATGACATATGAGTAGTGGTTCTATGCACTATATGCCACGCTTAAAATTTGGCTTCACTACATATACGTATGGGAATATGGTGGCAGAAAAGGTTATTGCAGAAAAGGTTAATCTAACTTTGGTTCCACTTCTGTATACGTGATCCTTGTGAGCGCACAAACTATCACACATAGTGTTATTTATCATGTATAAACTTAACTTGTCCATAGTTTGAGAACAATGCCTCCTTCACTATTGCATACATTGATGAAAACAAATAAAAATCAATTCATTTGGATGGGTACTGGTTAACATTAAAGCAAATACAGGCACGGATCAAGTTCATGCCTGCAATTCATGTCACAGGAATAAGGCCAGATGTTAACATCCAGAACCTACAGGAAAACAAATGGCATGATGAACACAGCCTCTAATCTGTCATGTATTCTAGACATACTCCAGGTACAAACTGCATCCAAAACAAGCATGAACTATTTGCACAGAAGAAAGAAAGACAGCATGAACCATGGTTCAAGATACTCCACAAATAGATGGATGGGCATTTTGTTAAAGGGTCTCACTTACAATAGGTTTATCCCAGTCCCTCCAGAACTCTGGTAAGGGCCTTCTCTGCAGCAAATAAAAGATATACTTTCTTTAATAAGAAGAGGCATAGAAAAAAAAATCAAGTTCCCATGTATGTACAGATAGAAAAACTGTCATTTGTACATGCATACCTTACAGATTCATATGTAAGTACAGATGTAAAAATTGTCAGAACTTAGTAGAACAATAAGAAGTGTACAACTATTTAAGTGACATTATCTTGATGATGCGAAACTACTACCTTGTGAAGTTATGTCCATCTATGAACTATTTACAATACTTAGAACATACAATTATTGAGGCACATACCCTGCAATGCTTCTTGAATTCTGGCAACACCACATCATCATAAACCACAACTTCAGCATGCTTTTTAATTAGCACAGCCCACTGTATGGCAAGTTAGGTTGGCAGAGataaaagaatgagtttattagacACACAAAAATTCAAGTTAATCTTTTattttccatccttcttctttcATCAGTAAAAGCGGAAAGGTACCTGTGAGCCTTTTCTCCAATTCTCCACCGGGATGATTGGGTCCATTCGTGGATTGTACCTGCCCTGTTTTGTATCGGCGAAACTGCCAGCATTACACAATTGGATGCTATTAGTCCTCAGACTATAACATCAGCTAAAAGAAAAGCTTACATCTTAATATGAACAGATCTGCAATATGTTATGCTAGCAATCCATCTAAAAGGTTAAGGTGCATGAAAACACTAAGACAATGTAAAATGGAAAAGGCTATGATGAACTTATATTGTCATTCATAAATACTGGCTGATACTCATTCTTAATCAAGGCTAGGAGACATAATGCAAAACTGAGATGTTTATACCTGTCCACAAAGCTGGTTGACGCAGACATTATGTAGTCATAAGTGTagttgaaattgtacaatggtacaCAGCTGGCAGAGAGAGAAGATCCTAGTAAGCACGAATTCAATATTAAGATCCAAATACGTTCATAAATGATGCACGCAGTACATAACCATTTTGACGAAAACAAGTTTCTAATAAATAAATGTCGGATTGTTGAGTATTAGTAACTATTGAGTCAAACACCGGAGCCATGTAAAAGATATCAAATTTGCAACACACCCGAATTTGCTAAATGGGTACAGCTATACATTTGGTTGTGTCTGGCAAtgtccttgttgaaggcattgttttgagaGCGGGGACTATCTTCAGGGCGAAAACCCATGATCTACGATCGGGCGACGGTGGCGCTTGTGCACTGTTTCCTTCTTTGAGGCGTCGCTTTTGGAGAACTTGGACTTCAGGTGTTGTTTTGGTGGTGGTTGTACTGGCTGCAAGGACTGGAACTATGTAGCAGAGCTTTTCTTTTTTAGCTTCTTcttttttggctgtgtgcatccgtaATGCCATTAGGGTATTGCGTTGTTGCAGAGgctgggtgtaattggtatcttcgcgatattaatatattccctttCTCGAAAAAATAGGCACTTATTcagctcaaaaaaaaaaaaaaaataggCACTTATCCGAGACAACCAACAGAACATAGGGACAATTGGAAAATATAACCCAGGATTCACTTCCTGCAAAACAAATGTTCTCCCCAAGTCACAGAAAACACGGCTTATGAATAACCTGGTGATCTACCGATTGTAAAAGTAGGATTTCCTGCGAGCGATAATAAGCACTTAAAAAATACAATTCGAGTCTACCAGTATGTTTAGGTGGAAAGGGAAACAATAGAGGGATCTGAGCTGGACCTAAATGTGAATGACATGAAAAATCCTTTTTAGGGCGTGGACACGGTGTACGAAAGGGGAGAAAACTCCTGGCTGGTCTAAAGGAAAAATGTCCAATCATGTCTTAGCACTATCacattgcaatttttttatacaagCTTAGAAGTGCATTTTTAGCAGTATGGTCCATTGTTGGGTAGCTTCAAACCTATAGCCCCCGCCGCTCCCAGTGTGTATAACATGTTCGGCAACTGGTTGAGGTGTATTGATAAAAAAATATTTCCATATCCTTGTGGGGGAGAGGGTACACGAGTTGGTTTCGTCTCCTcagggccgcctcctcctcccaaccctagccgcccctcctcctcacccccttccctcctccctcctccctcccccgccgccgcctgaGGTAGCCGTCGGGCAAGCCCGGGgcgccaaggatggtggcggcggggcctcggTTGCCCTGCTCCTGTGTGGGGAACCTCAGATCTGGAGCGGCGGCTCCATTGGCAAGGCACGGCCGGCTAACAGCCGTGCGGGTGGTGGATCCGGTGCCCCGGCCACGCAGGCGGCGGGATCCGGTGGTcgttggcggccggcggcggcttctGCTACGGTCGGTGTGCGCGATCTGGCGCGTCCCTTCCTCCCCTGTTCGGCGTGCGGGCCAGCCTGGTCGGGCCGCGCTTCCTCTTGGTCGCCGGTTCTGTACAGGAGGTGCTGTTGGTGGCGGAGATCTAGTTCGGGCGTAATCCCTAGCCGACCATGACCGGCCGCGCCAACGGCGACGCCTGAGGGCGTcgtttccctccttggaggcgtcggtatGGACTGATCTCCTCACTTCACCTTCCCCTAGGTTTCCTGGGCGAAAGCCCTAActctgttgggcggcggcggcgctcacggcgccgttcccttcttgaaggcgccactttgggaaccttgggg encodes:
- the LOC119328184 gene encoding glycosyltransferase BC10-like isoform X1 produces the protein MRPRRHSYGRGGRSAAAAVLLVLCLCVTGVFLLLLHGSSPPLDAEGGKEQAAAAGGGGGRHEEPMVLAEVEEAPLPPGNARVAFLFIARNRLPLDLVWDAFFRGDNEGRFSIFVHSRPGFVLTRATTRSRFFYNRQVNNSVQVDWGEASMIEAERILLSHALKDPFNERFVFVSDSCVPLYNFNYTYDYIMSASTSFVDSFADTKQGRYNPRMDPIIPVENWRKGSQWAVLIKKHAEVVVYDDVVLPEFKKHCRRRPLPEFWRDWDKPIPAEAWKAHNCIPDEHYVQTLLAQNGLEEELTRRSVTHSAWDLSSSKDRERRGWHPVTYKVSDATPALIKSIKDIDNIYYETEYRKEWCTSNERPAPCFLFARKFTRGAGLKLLNSSFIAAR